In the Malassezia vespertilionis chromosome 1, complete sequence genome, one interval contains:
- the CAF16 gene encoding CCR4-NOT regulatory complex component (EggNog:ENOG503NV4A; BUSCO:EOG09263X4B; COG:Q): MSGDVPAVSVKDLRYQFAHGLGSALDGCTLNLKRGSRTLLIGANGAGKSTLLRLMAGKRLCDTDIQVFGMDVFRSRPRGVTYLGTEWAMNPVVRGDISVEDFLNSLGGFRFKERRDRLLDLLDIDLSWHMHAISDGERRRVQLCMGLMEPWDLLLLDEVTVDLDVQVRCDLLDFLKEESNVRNATIIYATHIFDGIHDFPTDIIHIQLGRTTTDTSLPWPLKVYAGMPETILQALPQNLVAESKAGTAHEVSLLKLALGWLREDRALREKKERKQGIKRGAKRDQETTDARKFFSQYDYHAHYA; the protein is encoded by the exons ATGTCGGGCGACGTGCCAGCCGTGAGCGTAAAGGATCTGCGCTATCAATTTGCGCATGGGTTAGGAAGTGCTTTGGATGGATGCACATTGAATCTGaagcgcggctcgcgcacattgcTGATcggcgcaaatggcgcAGGGAAAAGTACCTTGTTGCGACTTATGGCGGGAAAAAGGCTGTGCGATACCGATATCCAAGTATTTGGGATGGATGTATTCCGTAGTCGGCCGCGTGGGGTGACATATCTTGGTACTGAGTGGGCTATGAACCCTGTAGTGCGTGGCGATATATCCGTGGAAGATTTTTTGAACTCGCTTGGTGGATTCCGCTtcaaggagcgccgcgatcgGCTGTTGGATTTGCTGGATATCGATTTGTCCTGGCATATGCATGCGATTAGTGATGGAGAACGAAGACGAGTGCAGCTTTGCATGGGGCTGATGGAGCCGTGGGATTTGCTACTACTCGATGAAGTTACGGTGGACCTTGACGTGCAGGTGCGCTGCGATCTGCTAGACTTTCTTAAAGAGGAAAGcaatgtgcgcaatgcTACTATTATTT ACGCAACACACATTTTTGACGGGATCCACGATTTTCCTACCGATATAATACATATTCAATTGGGACGTACCACCACAGACACATCTCTTCCGTGGCCGCTGAAAGTTTACGCAGGGATGCCCGAAACCATtttgcaagcgcttccGCAAAACCTCGTGGCCGAGAGCAAAGCAGGGACAGCGCACGAGGTGTCGCTTTTGAAACTTGCGCTTGGATGGTTGCGCGAAGAtcgtgcattgcgcgagaAAAAAGAGCGAAAGCAGGGCATTAAACGCGGAGCGAAACGCGATCAAGAGACGACAGACGCGCGGAAATTCTTTAGCCAGTATGACTACCATGCACATTACGCATAG
- the pzh1 gene encoding protein-serine/threonine phosphatase (COG:T; EggNog:ENOG503NUEW): MLRSFGKMMSGVSRRSKSRGHDADDLPDTASAKSSESFSSVTQHDGDDVPSTRGVPVLNEPGASTKSRSSEKGELDGKEGTGHRGTQPISASAMSSGHSSAMLTPDARSPHSPHPSSHFGSSPGQSGSFSGASPISASLTSADGVKTFDIDDMILRLLDAGYASKMPKPALKIPEIMAVCQAAREVFLSQPTLIELSPPVKIVGDTHGQYQDLLRLFDMCGFPPTSNYLFLGDYVDRGKQSLETILLLLCYKIKYPENFFLLRGNHECANVTRVYGFYDECKRRLNIKIWKTFVDVFNTLPIAAIVASKIFCVHGGLSPSLSSMDDIRRIERPTGVPDYGLLNDLLWSDPSDTALDWEDNERGVSYCFGKAVIQHFLVQYDFDLICRAHMVVEDGYEFWNERTLVTVFSAPNYCGEFDNFGAVMSVSEDLLCAFELLKPMDGPTLKKEMAKNKRKSLVQNAPQSPS; the protein is encoded by the coding sequence atgctgcgctcctTTGGCAAGATGATGAGCGGCgtgtcgcggcgctccaaaAGCCGCGGCCATGACGCGGATGATCTACCCGACACGGCGAGTGCAAAGAGCTCAGAGAGCTTTTCTTCAGTAACACAGCATGATGGAGACGATGTGCCAAGTACACGCGGCGTCCCGGTGCTCAACGAGCCGGGCGCCAGTACCAAGTCTCGCAGCAGCGAAAAAGGGGAGCTTGATGGCAAAGAGGGCACGGGTCATAGGGGAACGCAGCCGATCTCTGCAAGTGCAATGTCGTCTGGCCACTCCAGCGCGATGCTTACGCCAGATGCTCGCAGCCCACACAGCCCACACCCCAGCAGCCATTTTGGGAGCTCCCCTGGACAATCGGGGTCTTTTTCCGGCGCTTCGCCGATCTCTGCAAGTCTTACGAGCGCTGACGGTGTGAAAACATTTGATATTGACGATATGATCTTGCGTCTCTTGGATGCGGGCTATGCATCCAAGATGCCGAAACCCGCGCTAAAGATTCCTGAAATTATGGCCGTCTGCcaggccgcgcgcgaagtCTTTCTAAGCCAGCCCACATTGATTGAGCTGAGTCCACCCGTAAAAATTGTGGGTGATACGCATGGACAATACCAGGATCTGCTGCGTCTATTTGACATGTGCGGTTTTCCGCCCACATCTAACTATCTGTTCCTTGGCGACTATGTGGACCGTGGAAAGCAGTCGCTAGAAACGATTCTGCTCTTGCTTTGCTACAAGATCAAGTACCCAGAAAACTTCTTTCTTTTGCGTGGGAATCACGAATGCGCAAATGTGACGCGTGTGTATGGCTTCTACGACGAATGCAAACGCCGCTTAAATATCAAAATTTGGAAGACGTTTGTGGATGTGTTCAATACGTTACCCATTGCTGCCATTGTGGCATCCAAAATATTTTGCGTTCATGGGGGCCTCTCCCCGTCCCTCTCGAGCATGGACGATAtacggcgcatcgagcgtCCCACGGGTGTGCCCGATTATGGGCTGCTCAATGACCTGCTCTGGAGCGACCCCAGTGATACGGCGCTGGACTGGGAGGATAATGAGCGCGGAGTGAGCTACTGCTTCGGGAAAGCGGTCATTCAGCACTTTCTTGTACAGTACGACTTTGATCTGATCTGTCGCGCTCATATGGTTGTGGAAGACGGGTATGAATTTTGGAATGAGCGTACTCTCGTCACCGTGTTTAGCGCACCTAACTACTGCGGCGAGTTTGACAACTTTGGCGCAGTGATGAGCGTATCAGAGGATCTGCTTTGCGCATTTGAACTGCTGAAACCCATGGATGGACCCACCCTTAAGAAAGAAATGGCCAAAAACAAGCGCAAAAGCTTGGTACAAAATGCACCCCAGTCACCATCGTGA
- the URK1 gene encoding uridine/cytidine kinase (EggNog:ENOG503NW7D; COG:F) — translation MQTYLVGVAGGSASGKTSIAKEILHQLPHVPWVAIVSQDAFYRPLTLEQTELAYKGQFDFDHPSAIDQELLVHCISELKRSRAANIPVYSFTHHQRTTESTYLYGQAVIVLEGIFALHDPALRAMLDLKIFVQTDPDIMLARRIRRDIVDRGRSVEGVLDQYLRFVKPSFDTFVGPLARYADIIVPGSNNGVAIEVISQHIAKHLKFTPKFPMSAQLSTDIAWEASRYPTHRVLIGTTESGAPAHLVERESPPLPPPPIQLKHVEQTLPLPPNVSVLPQTAQLAGLLTTMHDLNTHSGVFSSACKRVGSMVVEAAMCRLPYRTRTVQLSTGGEYDGLELDVQHICAVSVLRSGEILEKPLRRALPALALGSLLIQSSDSNYRPLLYTVSLPEFLRVRSSAENSYVLLTEAQIGTGASVFMAVRVLLDHGVPEDHIIILSLLVSAKGGVWALQYAFPKVTIVTAGIDPGLQRFVWPATQNEQPLQGDAVTDAAKDRVVFAITPGCGQMGDRFWGT, via the exons ATGCAGACG TATCTTGTTGGAGTAGCAGGCGGAAGTGCGAGCGGCAAGACATCCATTGCCAAAGAAATTTTGCACCAACTGCCACACGTGCCTTGGGTGGCCATCGTGAGCCAGGACGCATTCTACCGGCCTCTAACCCTCGAACAGACGGAGCTTGCTTACAAGGGGCAATTTGACTTTGACCACCCCAGCGCGATCGACCAGGAGCTGCTGGTCCACTGCATCTCTGAGCTCAAAAggtcgcgcgcagcgaacATTCCCGTGTACAGCTTCACGCACCATCAGCGCACCACAGAGTCCACGTATCTGTATGGACAGGCAGTAATCGTGCTCGAGGGCATCTTCGCGCTTCATGACcccgcattgcgcgcaatgctcgaTCTGAAAATTTTTGTGCAAACCGATCCCGACATCATGCTTGCACGACGAATTCGCCGCGATATTGTGGACAGGGGCCGGTCTGTGGAAGGCGTGTTGGACCAGTATCTTCGTTTTGTCAAGCCATCCTTTGACACGTTTGTCGGCCCTTTGGCGCGGTATGCGGACATCATTGTTCCAGGTTCCAACAATGGCGTCGCGATCGAAGTCATCAGCCAGCATATTGCCAAGCATCTCAAGTTCACGCCGAAATTTCCAATGAGCGCACAATTATCGACAGACATTGCCTGGGAAGCGAGCAGATACCCCACGCACCGCGTCTTGATAGGCACGACAGAAAGTGGTGCCCCTGCGCATCTCGTCGAGCGAGAGTCGCCGCCACTGCCTCCGCCGCCAATCCAGCTTAAACACGTTGAGCAGACGCTTCCGCTTCCCCCAAATGTGTCTGTGCTTCCACAAACTGCCCAACTGGCGGGCCTGTTGACCACGATGCACGATCTCAACACGCACTCGGGTGTGTTTTCAAGCGCATGCAAGCGCGTGGGAAGCATGGTGGTAGAGGCGGCGATGTGCAGGCTTCCATaccgcacgcgcacggTACAGCTTTCCACAGGCGGCGAGTATGACGGGCTGGAACTGGACGTGCAGCACATTTGCGCAGTGTCTGTCCTGCGCTCGGGCGAGATCCTAGAGAAGCCACTCCGTCGCGCATTGCCCGCATTGGCGCTAGGATCCTTGCTCATCCAAAGCTCGGATAGCAACTACCGCCCGTTACTCTATACTGTCTCGCTGCCTGAATTTCTGCGCGTACGCAGCAGTGCGGAGAATTCCTACGTGCTACTGACAGAAGCACAGATTGGCACTGGCGCTTCCGTATTCATGGCCGTGCGTGTTCTGCTCGATCACGGTGTACCTGAAGATCACATCATCATTCTTTCTCTGCTCGTCTCTGCAAAAGGCGGCGTatgggcgctgcagtacGCATTTCCAAAGGTGACGATTGTCACTGCCGGCATCGATCCGGGACTGCAGCGATTCGTGTGGCCCGCAACGCAGAACGAACAGCCCCTGCAAGGCGACGCAGTCACCGACGCGGCCAAAGACCGCGTCGTATTTGCCATCACCCCAGGCTGCGGTCAAATGGGCGACAGATTCTGGGGCACATAG